ACCGTTGGGCAGGGATGTATCCTTTGATATAGGCGAGGACTATGTTCTTCGGCTTCCATTTTTCCTTAACCTTCTTTATCACAGTGGTCAGCATGATATAACCTAATCCCTTTCTCCGCATATCCTTTGCTATTGCTATTCCCATTTCAACATTATTTTTTTCCTTAAACTTTCCACGGGTTGCATCGCATGTGCCTATTATCCGACCGTCCTTTTCGGCTATCAACCGCATCAGGTCTCCCCGCTTTATCTTCTTACAACTTTCCTCGACCCATTTTCTCTCGGCGTTAAGGGTTACCGGCCTATTAACAAGGATGTACGCACCTTCACGGATAATCGGGTTGATGAATTTTAAGAAC
This region of Candidatus Micrarchaeota archaeon genomic DNA includes:
- a CDS encoding GNAT family N-acetyltransferase; its protein translation is MVKVKLKDGSIVTLRWQRTDPKKEDPKKFLKFINPIIREGAYILVNRPVTLNAERKWVEESCKKIKRGDLMRLIAEKDGRIIGTCDATRGKFKEKNNVEMGIAIAKDMRRKGLGYIMLTTVIKKVKEKWKPKNIVLAYIKGYIPAQRLYTKLGFKEFAVFPKWVKHKNRYYDLIWMKL